A segment of the Calonectris borealis chromosome 2, bCalBor7.hap1.2, whole genome shotgun sequence genome:
CATGGTGAAGCTTTTCTTCCCCTAACGTGTAATTGCCATTTCCCTGGTGGCtctttgtgcctgttgcctcctGTCCTCTCGCTATGTACCTCCAAGCAGAGCCTGGCCCTGGCTTCCCCATACTCTCCCATCTGGTAGTTGCAGACTGCAGTACGATACCCCTTTATCCGTCTCTTCTTAAGGCTGAGCAAGCCCAGCTGTCTCTGCCTCCCCTCTGACATTGTGTGCTCCAGGCCCCTGGCCATCTTGGTGACCCTCcactggactcgctccagtatgtccatgcctGTCTTGCACCAGGGAGCCCAAAGCTGGACACAGCCCTCCCAAGGCAGATTCACAAGTGCTGAAACTgccctcaacctgctggtgacAGCCCAGAGTGCTGTCAGTGTTCCTCGTCACAAGGGCACACTGCTAAATAGGGTTCAACTCACTGTCTGCGAGAACCATCTGCCCctacccaggtccttttctggaaagctgcATAGAAAGAAACCAGTGTCCCCACCTGCACTGTTGTACGGGGTTATTCCATCCCAGAAGCAGCATGCTGAATTTGCTTTTGTTCACCtttatgaggttcctgtcagcccatttctcctgcAAGTCAAGGTCCATCTGAATAAACTTTTAGACCTACAACTTCCAGCTACttgctttaataaatatttctgaattgaAAGGCAGGAgagacatttctttaaaaaagcaaaataacatacTTGTCAGCATTCAAGatatttcttaacttttttcagCAAGTGAAACATTGATTTTACTAAATTTCGTATTGCAAGTTTTCAGACAGTATTCTGGTGTCTTACCGATTTTCCATGGTTCTCCCTAAATAATGGATACTAAAATAACAACTACCACCACCAGAAGTCATTTCAGGAATGCTTTCATCTAGCTCAGTCAAAGCTATTTGATTATAATCAACTTTCTGATTGGAAACAGGCATAATTAGATCTACCCAAGTGGTCCTGAGCCACCCTCTCTCTGATAGAGCAACAGAGCTAATAAACCTTATTGGAATCCCCATGCTGACTGCCAGGGGCATTATTTGGCCAGGTTACGCACTGGGCTCCAAAAGGGTTATGTTTAAGTCCAGCTTAGCAGTGGCTAATCTACACCCAGACATTCAGGGGTCTTGCTTTGTCATGTGCCTTGTAACAGGATAATGCAGAAAGAACACAGATGCTGTAAGCAGCCCGCTCAGCTCCAAGAAGGCTATTAGTCTAGAGCTTCTGGAAGAAAGTGTGTCTTCCTAATTTCATCTTGGTTAGACATGCCTGAGCAGTATACCATGGGTTACCACATAACTCCAACTCAGCTATTTTCCTAAAGACATGTAACCTCTCGTCACTCAAAATttctgctcttccctttccccacctAGCCCTCTCCATCTTCCTTCTCCTACATGGCCCATACACTGTTAGCTCAAGTGCCAAGCTCACTCACAAGAACAGTTGTTTATATAAGCAAGTCATTCAGGTTAATTTGTGTGGTTTTGCAGATCACTGACCAAAATAATGAATACCAAAGACGTAACTGAACAGAGGAACCAATATAGTGGTCTGTAGGAATTATGCTGTAAGCAATCAAATCAAGATGTTAGGACTATTTTCCTAGAATGCAATAGTCCGGATATAACCTTAAGCGTCATGAAGGTACACGCCTGAACACTTCATTCAGTTACCTTTTATCCAGTTAGccaatttctattttttatgaGCATCTTTATACAGGATTTAGAGCCCTGATCAGCTGTGTTTCTAATCCAGTAGCATCAGGATAAGCCGGacattttatttaccttttagTATTGTCTTGCAGCCTTTCCCCCAGTTGTAGAAAGAACTGGAATCTTGTATCAGCTGCAGCCAGACTGGTATGGATTAGCAGGGAAACAGCTCAGACATTTCTTCTCTGTTGAGGACTACACTGACTTGTAGTTAAGAGATTTAAACAAAGTATTTGAAGGATGCTGAGTTCATTTCCATTCCATCTGTGCAATTCCAAAATGGCAAGTAATGCGTATATACAATCAACAGAAGTACACTATCCTTTTCTAAGTTTTTGTTAGAATTTACACTATAAAAAATGTTTATACTTGGGAGTCACTCATCTTAAAAACACTTCCTGACCCACATAATTAAAACTGACTGgtatatttacataaaaatcacAAGGCAGTTCAAGTATTTGTAGAAAATCCatccaaaaacccaacaaaacttGACACAAGTAACTTGCTGCTTTTAAGCAGGACTTGGAAActtttgatgtttttaattgcaaattaaaaagtGTTCTTTATGCCAAGatagttcagagaaaaaaaacaaaaccaaaccaacctcaCAGAAGAGATAAAATCTTATCCTGGTGCAAGGACATACATTTCAGCAGTAGTATCTTTAAAGCAGAGAAGCCTGCTGAATCAGGCTTGAATAGTTTGTACCAGATGAGAGAAAGACAACAATCTTGTttctgtatagatttttttttactatacatTTAAGCAAATGTTAGATCATCAaaattcatttacatttttgtgAAAGACATTTATTGAATACAAAACCCCCCCATTACATTCAGCCCTATTATAAATGATTATACGCAAAGAAATTCGAAAACTCTGTGAAGATTAATAGTCTAACTGGctgaacattttcagaattaagaTCATTTATGAATCCTTATTTCTCAACTGTACAtaataaaattcaaaaaaatatGCTTTGTCCTTCCAGCAATACTACAGTCAGAGGGATTCCGTGCCCATGGCGTTAATGGCAGCCCACACTTCGGTTTCATGATTTTAAGTGTAGGACTTCCCATATTAGCCACAAGGGTTATGGAGAACAGAAACCTAAACAACAAAAATTTATGCCAAGAGTTCACTTTGATCCAAAAAGCTGTAGGCCAAAGTTCAAGACTGCAGGCTTAAAAGTACCATTGTCCATGTCGAGGCACCAAGGCTCAGGTTCAGAAAGGCTTTCCCATACAGAAAAGAGCTTAACCACACACGTCAGCGCTGCCCGATTTGGAAGGCCCACTGTGGGCTTCCACAGCTATCGAGCCTCCCAGCTGTACACCTTGGATACCCACTTCTGAGATGCTAGGCTGACAAGTCAAGACACTAAAGATTTTTTGCAAAGTGAACTTTAGAAATTTTCCTATAGCCTTTGAAGGGAGATTTTATTTAATATGTCATTGAAACAAAGGTATCTGTAGTCTTCTGTACAAAGTTAAACACTGAAAAGCTTAAGTATAAAACTACAGTTTAGTTTCTGTACAAGGTAAGATGGGACAAACATTGTAAAACCTCAACTTGTTTGTAGCTTCTTGAAACTTCTGCATACCACTTCTCATCACAGCCTCACTGCTGAACACTGACATTTCATGTCATAAATCCTAAGATAACAAGATTAAAAAACTGATTTGcacaaaagaaatctgaaataactTTATATACACAACAGAAAGCCttttaaaagtacaaaaataaCATCTATATGCCAATTAGATACCATGCTTGGACAGTTCTCTCAGTGCCTACACATGCAAGACAGTAACCTAGATTTAGAGTAATTCTGCATCTGTAGAACGTATCTGAATATAAAAGACATTAACATGTGACTAACTCTTGTTATTTTCAGAATGGATATGTATTCAAAATATCTTTATAACCAATACTGCAATATTCCAGTCTCTGCATGTATATGTGCAGATAAGCAGCTTTCATCttacttgattttaaaatctcCTGCAAGCTAGTAACCCACACTAAAAAGCTACTATGGTTCTAGTGAATCTAGTTATACAAAGCAATTCAAAATGTACAAAAActataaaaaaggaaacatttattgCCATGCATGAAACTTAAGTATGTTcaactaaaaactgcatcaaatgcagttttgttttgttaaaaaaaaaaaaagagatacacaAAGCAATTTACATCAACACTCTTAACATTAGATCAGCAGAATCAGCTCTGACTAAATACCACAAGGGTAAGACACATTCCTTTTGCTGGTGCCTATCAGATCTTCAAATCCATGGGAACATAAAACCAGGAATCTTCATTTCCCACAGTCAAATCAGATCATGAAATCAACTGAAATGAGAAGTGTAttagttttctcctttctctcaatCCAATTATATACAGCCTCTCCTTTTGCATCAGACTATCAAGAAAATACACTCTACTTTTGCTAtcacaaaaaaacaaagaacatccCTTCAGCAGACAAATTGCTCTCTTATGCCTTTGCTGATAGTGTAGGCACAGCACATGGATGCAACTATTTCTAGATAGCCATATATCAACATCTGCAAATCAAgccacaagagaaagaaaagttactttaCTGACTCCACTACGTGAAGCTCACTCCTCTAGTTCCATTTTTAGTTTTGGGGCAAGCAAAAGTAATTGAACTTGAAAATTGTCTTACAAATTACCAACCACAGACTGGACAATAAACCCTTTGTCATGAGTACATCAGATCACGCCTAATCTTCAGTGCAGCAAACTCAAAGGCAACATTATAACTGTGCTACCAGGAGCACATACAGAGAAAAGCTATTTTATCCTCTTTTGCCTTCTCTCATTGCCAAAGCTTGCAGGTCTGCAGAACTTATACAACCTCATGCATTGTTACCTACGAATGTATGGGGTCAGTGCATGAATTATAGTGCACCTTGCAGCCAAGGCTGTAATTTAAAGCAAATGCATAGCTTTCAGAGAGTAAAAGTCATCAAAAATGACGATAGCTTTAGTTTTAGTTCTGCTTACCAAAGAAATTCATAAGAGTGGTAGTGGCATGCTAAGAAAATAGTCGGAagcaattatttttgaaagagggataccaaaaggaaaaaaaaaatcagagccagagTTCAGGTTTATCAGAGCACTAAACTTCCAATCTATACAGGAGGCTATAAAAACTAGCCTAACAGGATGCCATGCCACTTTCTAGTaggctgaagaaagaaaaacccaacccagaATGTTTTCTAAATGATAAAGTCTTTACCTCTTtgactgtttttttaatgaagtctttCCTGTCAGATAAATCATAACTAGGATAGTTTTCatacacctaaaaaaaaaaaaaaaaaaaagtaaaaaaccaaaccaaacctcaAATTACTTTCATTCAATGTATTGTATGAATAGAAGGAGCTTAAATGAAATTAGGGCAAAAATTGGTGTCACTGACTAAACTAGTACTATAAATTTTTCACATCAACAAATTGGAACGCCTAGCTTGCTGTGTCAGACAAATAAGAATTCTCCAACCTTTGTCTTTCATGCTCTCTAAGTAGTCAGATACCCTTGCATTAGTATAGGAAGCTAAAACAAATATCAAATCCCAAGGCTTATTATTattagtaataaataaaattgtgATCCTTTCAGGAATCAACACATTTGAGTACTATTCTACAACTATTCTTTCGTTAACTGAGTGGGAGAGGaccgaacaaacaaaaaacagatgcCAACACTGACAACcaatgcagaatattttatttcagtatacCAAATTTCAGAATTCTAGAATGACTATACATGACAAAAAGTTTGTACAGAACATACACATACAGTTTTCTCATAAGAATAACTTCTGGTTTCATTTTCTCAAAACAACTTCTTGCAAGTACCAGGAAAACAAACGTGAGTTAACGGACTGTAGAAAATGTCAAGGTAACAGTATTGTCTGTGTTTTGGACACTTTTTCCCACCTTTCCCTTTTCCGGCCACATGGTCCCTTCCTGGCACCTGTCCTGACAATTAATGGATTCCTTGTTGAACTGATTCAACTCACTAACTCAGCTGAGAACTCCTCATTTTTTGGTGACAGGTGAGAATTGAATGGACTCATATGAGAACATATGAAGAATGAGAGCAAGGTGAGCAGGAGAAATGTACAGAGAGCAGGACATAGCCCTCCCCTTTTGACAGTAGCAAGCTGCTGCACCGTTTCAACATCTCAAATACTTTCACTTTAATACAATGGCAGTTGTTTTGGAGGTAATACTGCTACTTTCCATGTAGCTAATTTTTCTTTGGAGATTTCCCTTGTAATGTTGGGTATCAGTGTTGCATATCTTAAGATTAAAGCTCTCCTTGTTATAGCTGTtggcaaataaataaatcaatcaacGCAAAACTACTTTGTTTCTGAACCATTGTGCAGAGTGCAAGCCTCCATTTCTGAAATGATGGCAAAAGTCAGTTCACAGACAACCCACTGCGTAAAAAGAGATTGCAAAATCATATTTGCTTACCTCCTTGCAAATTTGTTTCATTGTGACCTCCTCCAAGTTTGCATTGGCCAACAAGTTCTTGACAGTTTCCTTAAGTTCTTCATCTGTGGGTggtttcttcagctttttaattaaagGTTCATCATCTGAACTATCCTCAGACTCACTTTCTAAATACGAAGAATAATTTGAAttgtaataaaacattttcaatttgtctgctttcttcctccaaaacagaAGCCATCAGAACTTTTCCCAAATATCTGATGCAAATGTTGTTCCTTAAAATAGACATCTTGCCAGATCATCCATTTAAAACCAATGCTAATGCTATCAGTACTACATTCGTTTATGAATCTGCATCATTGTTGATGAACTCTCAGTTTACGAATCAATATGTACTCTAGAAAGTATGGGACAGATTAAATTAATCTAGCAACAAAAAAGGTTTATTATAGCAATTCTAAATGGAGGTATTATGGCCCTAAAAAAAGTAcgtatttgctttaaaaagaagtttggatttttcttcccccagcagcGCTGCCACTAGAATCTTGTAATTTTGCAATGCTGTGTTACTGAACACGCTATCAGAAATACCATGACAACAAATAAAGAGAATCATAAAGGAAGTGAAGAGGCACAGGACACTCCTACAATcctttccagcagaaaaaaaaattagactgaaCGACTCCAACATCCACTCAGTTCCTCTACTGCCAACAAGACAAAATTCAGAGCAGATGCCAAACAATCTAGATAATGAGCTTACAGAAAAACCtacttaacattttcatttttttttactgcGAACATACactcaaaacagaaatgcaggaCTAAAGAAGAATTATGAATATATTACATAACATATATGCAAAACACATGTaactttttttaacatatatacattataaatatatatgttgatGACAAAAtaaagtacacacacacacagagtcagcCACGTTAGTACTGCCAGCAGCCAATCTGAAAATACCTTGAGTTCAGCACAGGCCAGTTTACTCTGCTGAGAAATGAGGCTATGAAAGAAGTTCAGCATAAATCTATGCCTAAGAGTTTAACCATTCCTTTTCTTAATACACTGACAAGCAGGGTAATTATCTGAACTGACATCTGTGCTATAGCACACATATGCTGATCCTGGCATTAAGTGAAGTATGTCTGCAGTATGGATATATGCTGCATTAATAACTCATACTACAATTGTGACAGAGACATGGCTGTTATCTCAGAGTGCCAGAGAATTTAAGGtgggaaaggacctctggagatcatctggtttAAGCCCCTACTCGGAACAGGGCCAACATGGAGCTGGTCGCTCAGGGCCCTGCCAGGTTGAGATCTGAACATCTTCCACAACTGCTCCAGGCCCCGCTTCTGTGTGAGCACCCTCATGGTGAAGCTTTTCTTCCCCTAACGTGTAATTGCCATTTCCCTGGTGACtctttgtgcctgttgcctcctGTCCTCTCGCTATGCACCTCCAAGCAGAGCCTGGCCCTGGCTTCCCCATACTCTCCCATCTGGTAGTTGCAGACTGCAGTACGATACCCCTTTATCCGTCTCTTCTTAAGGCTGAGCAAGCCCAGctgtctctgcctcccctccGACATTGTGTGCTCCAGGCCCCTGGCCATCTTGGTGACCCTCcactggactcgctccagtatgtccatgcctGTCTTGCACCAGGGAGCCCAAAGCTGGACACAGCCCTCCCAAGGCAGGTTCACAAGTGCTGAAACTgccctcaacctgctggtgacAGCCCAGAGTGCTGTCAGTGTTCCTCGtcacaagggcacactgctgaatAGGGTTCAACTCACTGTCTACGAGAACCATCTGCCCctacccaggtccttttctggaaagctgcGTAGAAAGAAACCACTGTCCCACCTGCACTGCTGCAATCTTTACACAGGTATTAAGGAACTCAATGTATGTATACCTTTTATGCATATCATCAGATATGAGaaaaccaacagcaacaggacGCATGTAGAACCCATATCTATGTTAACAAAAAACACATCAAGCTGCTGAACAAAAGACATACACAGTGAGAGATACACTACTGGATCAATTATAAGATTCATGTGAATTCACTATAGAGGCACCAACAGAATTTTGCTAACATTCTTCCAGCAGAAGGGAGAACTAAGGTGATATTTCAGTTTACGTGcaaataaaaagtatatatatgtacacaacAGAAATTACATAaaccaagaacttttttttttcattactgttgcaAGGAAAGAAATATCAAGTAGCAAGCCAACAATTCCAACAATTcaccaaattttattttctttcacaattaGGTGCAAAAGCTTGCTTTCTAATAAGCATACCAGTTAAGCTACAAGACAACGTATGATGAAAGATTTAAAGCATTTACCTTTTCTAgaactgttctgattttttttagtagTGCTGCTATCTGCCTTCTTGACATTTGCACCTTTCACAGCTTTCTTGGTTTTGGAAGTcatctttttagatttttctcttttagatgCTTTTCTAGGGGgctataaagaagaaaaacagaagattaAAGTGATGGTTTCTACCCAAACAATCCATACCCCTTTTCCACAATGGAAGTTATCCTTTCTGTCAATACAAACTAAATCAGCAAATTTAATTACTATATTGTACTAGCAATTTCTACCCCTGTACCATAGGGGGAATATGTCCACAAAGAGTATTCctacattcttttaaaatttcacatcGTCTTTCTATGTGGACTCTTAAGCTCAAACAGTTAGAACTTTTTGATGATACTAGTAGTTTGGTTGTGCTACAGCTTTCCATTCATAATTACTTATAATTAGCTTACAAAATAACTTTTAAggtattcctttaaaaaaggacATGGTATGTTGTATTCAATTACTTCTAGATACTATAGCTCTCTAAGACTACACACAGCTAATTCTTTTTGCACTAGTTGAGGAGAACTACATTAGCTAATCCATAATTTGGCCAATTATTGTGATCAGTAAACCCCCAAAAATATTGCATTAAGTTAACATCAACAGAAGAAATTCGGAACATAAATACATACAGTATAACACATATCAGTGCACTGCATTTTTGGCACAAATTAAATGTGTGCTTAACACACAAAATCTTTAGATAGTACTTCTGACAAGGCTGAAAACTTTCCTCACAGAAACAAACATGGAACATTGACAGGAATAAACCATACTTCAGTGAAAGAAcatcatgaaacaaaacaaattaactAACAGTATTTACTAAATTCGTAAttctaatttatatttaaaacgGCAGTGTAGTCAGCTGAGCAAACTATCACATCTAAACAATTAAGATTAGTTCATAAAACTTTTAACTACTTCTCCCATTAGTACCTGGTGCAACTCATGAAACTAGTATTTAATAAACcagattatatttatttatattggcTTGCTCAGTTATAATTACAGTTGCTCTGCAGTGTTAAATGAAAGATAAAGACTTTCACTGTTGAAATTCAGAATCGAGGATCATCCCATTTCTAAATAAATGTTTGTAATTTCTAACTTTTCAGCTTTTGAGTTTCTGCTAACGCTCCATCACCAGCTACAAAGTCAGAAGTTAAACCCGGCACTCACATTTCAGTTTTTTATAAAATTATGCTCCCCagcacacaaaaatatttcagatatctTTTGCTTCCAGGTAACTGtaagactttttgtttgtttgtattgttTAAAGAAAGAGttgcaatcaagagagacttgtAACTCTGAGGACAATCTATTCCAGCCACTCCACACCCAAGATTCCAACAGAGCTGGGGCAACAAAGCAGACACGCTGCCTAGATCCTTCCACCTGTAGTATGTTAAAGGGTGTCATAAACCTAACTTTTTTTGCTAAATGCTGAAATCTCAAAGCTGTACAAATGCAGACGTTTTCCATTTCACCATTTCCTATATTCAAACTAATTTGACATACTAGTGATTTTGCAATAATTAAGCTTTTACTCCATGCAAGTTAACTTCAGGTTTCTGAAGACTTGAGTCTACTCAGCTATTGCCTGGCAGACATATCTAACTCCCACCTTCTGAAAGAAGGCAAAGAAGACCCAGTTAGATCAATGGAGTtatggtgaggtttttttgtttgttggagctttttttgtttgtttggggtttttttgttggttggtggggtttttttttaaataactgagttcttgaaaaattttctaaaaGACAACTCCTGCCTCTGAAAGTGATATTCCCCTTCTCGCAGTAGGAAGACTGTATTGCTGAAGAGATGaacaaatataaaattaacttttagTATTTCAGCCCTCTTTCAATTTGCCAtctgtggggaaagaaaaaggcaaactaAGAATTAAGTTAGTTCCATGGAggcattcatttctttttttccaggcttCAGGCATATGGACAAATCAGTCTACACTTTGTACACAAATCAGCTGTACGCTTGTACTGGCCCTCCATGTTTTGCATCTATTCTCTGAATAAGTACAGGACTGAAAGGGAATGCATAGGGAAaggtattttgcatttaaatacaaAGTTCATCTCATTTCCCTCTTAGTACTCAAGGCTAAAAGaagtttcaaagaaaacagagaagaacagaaaatacagtgAGATGAGAACACTTTGGAGATTGCAGGGATCTTTGTAAGGCTGCTTACTATGTTGCTCACTTTATCTTTGCGATCCAAGACACAGAACCCTAAGAGAGAGATTAGGACATAAAATCCAGGAGAAATATGGAACCAAGATCCAAAAACAATGCAGCCAGGGACCTCTACTGAATTCAAAGTTGAGTCCTAGGTATCCAATCAAACCCTACACAGAAAAAAGAGATAGACATTGGGAATTTTTATGAAATTACATTAATAAAGTCACCACAAGCTGATACAAGAAATACAATTATGTTTGAAATCCTGGCTGCCCCAAAATGCCATATTGCAAATGGTTTTATAAGGTGCATATATACATCCAAGAATCAGAACCTTCGCCTCTTATTGATTCTCTAACTTTAATGCACTAAGATATTATGAAAATCGCTCATAAATTGCAGATGtgttcccttttctttcaaaCGATTCATTCAGTTAAACATCACTTACCCTCCAACTCTGTGTATTCCAAGAATTACCAACCGATAACCACATAATGACAAACTGCAGACAAATGTTTTTAGCCCtatgttgaaaaacaaaaaacaaacctcattacctcatcttcactttctttttcttctgaagagtcatccttttccttcttttcatcttcttcacTACTGGATTCATCTGACAAGATCTCTGGGCACTTGGTgcgttttgcttttcttgttgttCCAGCGCTACTGCGTTCTTTTTTGCCACCTTTGCTTGGTGTTTTTTTGGACTTCGGCAACGGCTGAGAGACAGGGACATGTGTTATGCAAGTAGGAAcacaaaagtgaattttaaaaatataaactccTTCAAATCACATGAAAGAACAGTAAACAAATATAGAGGTCTCTAAATCTTGATAACAAAAATCAGGACTATTTTTATGTACTACACTTAAGCCATAACATTTCGCGGCAAGCAGAAATTCGTTCACAGAGATGGAGCTGAGTAACATGAAATTTCAGTTCTAAGCTAAGCACCCCTTCCACTCCACTAACCAAACAAATATTCAAAGGTTGGGGGTTagggaaggaaagcaagaaagaacaATCTAGAAGGAACCTTTTACCTACCTGTGCCCTCCCAGCCCATAAAGGCAAGTTTTTTCTTCTGGTAACAAATTA
Coding sequences within it:
- the DEK gene encoding protein DEK isoform X1, whose protein sequence is MSSVVSSKEDTMSSEKADEKQPETENKAEESDEEEEEEEEEEEEKEKSLIVEGKREKKKVDRLTMQVSSLQKEPFTITPGKGQKLCEIERIQFFLSKKKTDELRNLHKLLYNRPGTVASLKKNVGQFSGFPFEKGSDQYKKKEEMLKKFRNAMLKSICEVLDLERSGVNSELVTRILNFLMHPKSSGKPLPKSKKTPSKGGKKERSSAGTTRKAKRTKCPEILSDESSSEEDEKKEKDDSSEEKESEDEPPRKASKREKSKKMTSKTKKAVKGANVKKADSSTTKKNQNSSRKESESEDSSDDEPLIKKLKKPPTDEELKETVKNLLANANLEEVTMKQICKEVYENYPSYDLSDRKDFIKKTVKEEKWADRNLIKVNKSKFSMLLLGWNNPVQQCSMQIPYNSTKKSLDNNCMKA